tcttaGCCGCGTTAGTGCTGGATTTTTTTGACAAGAGATTTTAATACATAAGATGTCACGAATTCTCTGCCTCTGGtcacatttaaaaacaaattaaagaataaaaatcCTCACAAAAATTGttgattaattattttcattcccaATAGTGCATATTCACTTGTGCTTTCCTTTAATCACTTTCGACATTATTCAACTCAGCTTGCTACATGAACATTTGTTTCACAATTGTTTATATATAGCTGTAATTCACATTTGAATCAAATTTTATCATACacaatattcatgaagaaaaGTTCCATAAACTTCAATTATGCAACAAATAAGGATTTACCTGATTGTTCTGACATTAGAAAGTGcatatattcattattaaatGTTTGTCTTCATCCATTATTAATCTAAGACATCACTCCTAGATACGCACTCTCATCTAAAACATCAATAGCAGCGGATCTATTTCTGATGCTGATGACTGAGTATGCATCAAGTCCTGTAATAGATGGATAAGCAAACACACAGCAGACAGAATTTCTGTCACTTAtgagataaaaaaaacacagtgaATAAAATTACCTGATCCAttagttaccatggtaacctggCTTTGATGAGAGCTAAGGGAGAGGTTATCCAGTAAGTCCACATGCTTTGGGGGAGGGTAGCTAGAACCTATATGCGGTTCCGACACAGCATGTTGCAGTTCACCTTCTGCAAGCTGTCTCCTTCGCAATTTTCTTCTATTCAAAATTTGCGTGTCATGATTTGTTCTGCGGCGAAGATCACTTGAGGAGTTCTGATCATCCGAAAGACTTAGCCCAACAATGTCACTAGTTCTTGTTAAGTCTGCATTTTTGTTCTTGTCCTCCAAGAGTTTGGGATCACTCGTCATTACATCAAAACCTATCGCACCTTTTGTAGATCCCAGCTTTGCGGCTTCATTCTTTGATTTCAGTATAGATTCTGATTTCCTTGCGCTGCCCTCCTGTGGCAAACCACTAAATACATCTTGAAAGTTTCCGTCCTGTTTGTTCTCTCCACTGCTGTACTGTGATTTAGCATTCTTTCTTTTGTCTAACCAACTGGTAAGAAAGGCAAAACGTTTCTTCTTCACCCCATCTTTGGTTCCTTCCGATTCTGTAGGTTCTTCCGTCTCCTGGCCGAACCCACATTCTGTCCCTTTGAGTAGTTTTGTTGCTTCGCTCTTTCTGGCCTGGATGCTGTACTGGTGTGGTGTGCCCCCATCAAGGTCCACAGGTGAGGGACATACCCCTAGTTCCAGAAGCACCTTGACACAAATGACATGGCCTTTGACCGCTGCCCAATGTAAGGGTGTCCTGTTGATGAAAGTAAGACAACAAAGTCAGACATACAAACAAATGGGTCTGAATAACTGTGAACATACTACATATCAAAGAGACAGTGTGTTAAACATCTTGCATTGAATACCTGCAGAAGTAACATTATGACGCctgtgcttctcaaccaatcaaaatctaaGAAATTTGTCAGATGACATATGTCAATGGAAATGCTCTCCCTGTCAACAAGGCTTAGAACACAATGCAATCTCTATTTGActgctaactttgaaaaataaatttcctaTCAATATTTCCTAGGCAAAGGATGCCTTTATACTTCATTGGTATGACATACTACAGGTCTATAGCAAATCATATATTGAATCATACACCCAAAGGCTAAAAGCTTGCTATCATCAATCATTtctattaatttattaattgtcATCTGTGTTTCTCTACAGACAACAAAACTGAAAAGGTTGTATTGGCCTGCATCAGGATTAAAAACCAATTCATCACTTTGAAAGCTGTGGAGACTTTAAATGCCAAAGCTGTAtgataattgcaaatttgatcaccttttcatttgaaattaacatgAATATCAGCATTTTCACACTAccaataaaatttcattcactTTTACATCAATTTTAACCCATCTTTGATAGAAGCATGTTGATTGTAGCTTTATCTGGTCTACTCTTAGCCATGAAGACCCTGCTGCAAGCATTATGTCAACTGAGTTCACCCACTGCTGTtgtggtggcagcggtgggatgcaTACCCACATCATCTAACTGCCCAGAAACAATTCGCAATTACATGGTATACAATCAATGATCAATCACATATAATATCATTATTGACTGGGTAGGTACTCCACTCAATACTTTGATAAGTAGTACTTTATTAAACATATTCCTTAGCTTAGAAACTTGTTCAAAATTGTGTTGAATTAAAAATTCAGCCTTTTTCTTTGTAAGGGAAATCAAGCCCACACTCTTGAACATTTTGACCATTACACTGCCAACGCCAACAAATGTATAATTACCATGTCTCATCAATAGTCCAAATGTGCTGCATTGCACATCTCTGCAGCTCAtgatttaaaggtaaattcagGATGAAATACTTAAAAacaacattcatgaataaatacaaaGATTGGTTAAGCATGACATCAtagtaaaaatgaaagtaagatACTAATTTTTCTGATTTCACCATACATTGAAATGAAAACCAGCCCCAGGGCATTTACTGCAATGcagaaaattatatgatcaagtGAAACTAATGTTGCGTTTAATTTTCAGAGTTCCTTTTGATTACAACTCCTTCTCCAACAGACACCTGGAAGGTGCTTCATAAAGCTTTTTGTATGTTACAAGTGACTTTATGAACAACTGGagatcatttcttgtggtaaatgatgtacACCAGATTTTCATTGGTGGTGATTTAGTTCCGAAGGATCAACAATAAGAGTCAGTTCATAGAGTCATTCATAACCTACATGCAGCTTTATGAATTACCCATCTGGTGTGGAACTAGCTTTGTGAGATAGCCAGAGCTAACATACCTTTCATCTGGATCTAAGGCTTCAAAGTCTACATTGGGAATCTGAGCAAACTCTAACAAGATTTCATGGTGCCCAGCAGCAGCTGCCAGATGAACACAAGTCTTTCCTGTAGCCTCTGTTGAGTTGATGAGTGGGGCACCCCCACTATGGCACTTGGCCATGACAGAACTGCAAACTAGACATCCGTTCTAGGAAGACATAAATGGAATTAAAAGGTTCTTTTGAGAAATTGGTATAGAATATTGGCTTAGTAAAATACATTCTGGATACAGCAGGGAGAGAGCAAAAAAATCATGAGACTCATGCTCCATGGAGAACAAAATTATCCTAAAATCCTTAAATGGCAATGAAATTATCTTCAGGAAATGGTTTAGATGGTGAATTATTGAATGCAGGTTTTGATTTTCTATAAAAGTAGTAATTGTGATAGCTAGGAACTGAAATGTGATCAGCCTCGAATGAtgatttgagggggggggggggtaaatgatACATTTAAAACCTCCTGTTTTCTTTCATATTGGACATCTGCAGGCAGTTtacattacatttctgtcagctATAAACCAAAATGATTACTACCACTATCTGGTTAGGCCTGTGGTCGCTATCTCAGGTATTTACTTCTGAAATAATGCAATTAGGGATAAGCTAGAAAAACTATTCGGATCTTATTGAAACGCCTTTAAgaatttgatttgatgatgTCCAAACTAATGTAAGACACAGAGCCTTGGTCTAAGACAAGTCTCATGGCCGTTGCCATTGCACTTGTCTGTTGTGAATCTGGGAATCTGGCATATATCGGACATAACGAAAATTCATTGTAACATTGctgaaaaaaagttatcacaTATTTGAAAGCGATTATTTCAtccaatttgtattttttgttttgtaatatgAAGTAAGTGTTCCTAAGTGGATTGATGTGAGAAATTGTGAATAGTCCGTTTGGTCAGATATTCTCTCATGGTATGATGAACGTGTCTAGTAAACAAACTGAACATATATACTTCTTACTCTGCTCCCTGGAACTCAAATATTTGCTAGAAAAAGACACCACACTGTTAAAAAAGGAATATTCAAGTATGGTGAAATGGTATCCATGACAACAATTACAAGGGCTGTTAAGTGCACGTGCAGAGGCATAATGTGCATGTGTGTATTAGTGGGATGATAATTGTAATGCTTAAAAGGATAAATCCTGTCACAGGCTTATTCTATAAAAGGAGTGATATTGATGCCAATCAATAAAGCCAGAGAGACTGACTCCGAGCCATACAGAATGCTTATGTCCATGGATTCAATGGGATTGGGATGtaatgtatattcatgaagGTAATGCATTATCTATTTGACCAATCATAGTGGTCCTTTTGATCTCCAATCCAGTGCCTACATCTAATAGGATAATGAGTTAAGTCATctctggctttccatactttaACACCCCTAACAAGACACTAGAAATTACCAAAGTTTTCTTTGGGCAAGGTTTGGGAAAACAGCTTTGGGAATTTTTGGCTGCATGATTTACTTTCAAATTGCAATTATACACATCTTGTCAAAGAGCTATATTCTTCTTGCGTTTCCTGCCAATCAGTTCTGAACTTCAGATTGATTGTGACAGTTCATTTGTCAATTCATTCTTAAGTACAGACACGATCTAAATGCCTGGTTGAAAACTTGCTTTTCACCATTATGTCCCCCTCCAGTTTTCTCTTAAATAACTAACCATTTTTTAGTCAGATATTACACATTTCTTTGATTGTTAATTCTTCCTGTGTTGGAAtcataaaattcatcaaatcaCCATTTAGTTCAGAAACCATCCACATTTCAGGGatcaatttcataaaacttgtaacaaattattgtaaaaatagcagaatttttttttttaatattgcggaaggtttgagaaaaatctattaaagaataaaaaagttattagaatcttAGTTATTTGaactgtgacgtcatatgcgagcagctttcttTAATACACggtatggtaaaaaaatcaatgaaatgtcattttctcagaaaactgaaactggtttttactgtaccttcagtatatcaataggcaaatcatttcacacccattgctaaaaaacaaacaaaaataagtcatcacgaaccactaaaaagatgaaatttatgcaaattatattacataacatatggggcagctgctcgcttatgacgtcacaaatccaaaactttaaatttgaataactttttaattgttaatggattttcctcaaaccttcaccaatatttttaaattattttttctgctatttttacaacaaactgtTCTTCAaggtaaacttcccctttaaaggtaaaagacaatagttgcagcaaacaattatttcatgagaaagtcttttaaatcaaggttatttgtaaaaaaaaatgaaatcttagctcaaaatcaatagttctgatgatcactaacacagaaaagcatatgtgggacagtttattaatattgcttcgaaaaatacctgacattttatgaaattccttgcttattttgcttatttctcagcaattacccATTTTCTATGctttatatctaaaaaaaaataaataaagccaAAGCATCGTGAAAGATAAGACGATCTCATCAGACAGCGTATTCATTTGACTATTAATTTGTTTGTCCTGAATATCCGGAAAAGTCCTGAATTTTTTAGTTTTCTTATTTCTCATTCTCCCAAAGTGACAGCTCTCTGTTGTCCATTATGTTTTACATATGAAGGAAAGAAgagttcaatttttttctttgatacaAATTGACAAATATATTTCCACATTCAAAATATTGGGGAATACAGCTCACTGAGCTCGGAGCTCCtataaataatttgaaaagaatCTAATCTGTGcaaaatgtttttcaaaatcTGTGGACAAACCCACTGTACAATGTGCTGCATTGACATTAGTTGATTGAAGGTTATAGAAATTCTCAAATCAAATGGATTATGAAAATCTTATCACATGTTGATCACCTCAATCTTGGCAAAATTAATATCTAAATTCTATGAAAACACATTCCTAATTAAAGACCTTGCCACCAAATATACATTTCATAAAACTATGTTTATAGAGGTTTTGAATTCTAAGAAgctcaaaggtcaagtccaccccaggaaaatgctgacttgaataaatagagaaaatcaaactagcatagtgctgaaaatttcatcaaaatcggatgtaaaataagaaagttatgacattttaaagtttcgcttatttttcacaaaacagtgatatgcacaactaggtgactccgtcgatgatgtccatcactcactatgttttttattgtttgaatgatacaatatttaattttttatagatttgacaataaggaccaacttgactgaaccatgtagtattaaacaatgctaattccacatgttcagggaggaattaatcgttgtatcacttgacaatgaggagaaaattaaaatatttcacatttcatataataaaatacaaaagagatggtgagtggatgacttcatcagtctgccaatttgcataccagccaggatgtgcatataactgttttgtgaaattaagcgaaactttaaaatgtcataattttcttattttacatctgattttgatgaaattttcagtgatatgcttgttgtatttttctctttttattcaaatcaacttttcgttggggtggacttgtcctttaagcccctttcacaattggcgCCTCACTcgtgcaataattttttttttcgaaaatattttttccgtcCTGTTGTAGAAGTGTTGTCTTTGAGTCGcaagcaatatataaaatcgTATGAGAGGTGAACGACCACTGCACCAGGATACAACAGTCGTGAGACGTAATCGTGcgattattttcatgtttccgGGTGCAACAGTCGTACAACGGCTGCAACGGTTGAACGATGATGCGACCAAGTCGCACGACATATGCGTTTTGTAGCGCCATATGTCGCGCGACCTAGCGACCCGTTGTACGACTACTACAACCGATCGTACAAGGCTACGACCCATTGTGTGACACACCGCACCACCTGTCGCGCGAGGTGTTGGCCTATAAATACGACACGCGATGCGACTTTCTTCATTACAACCGCTGATGCCTGACGAGACGCTGCTACAGTGAACAAGACACAACCAAAATACAAGCATCGGCAAGGCCCCAAAGAAGtcaaggaaaaagaggaaaaatcagCCTGATGAGGAGGAAGGGCCCCAGCCTATACCCGTGGCCGAGGAGAAAGCTACTGCTTCTGTCATAGCtggtgatgagggtgatgaaTTTGGTGAAGCCCAGACCGAGGATGATGAAATGCTGCAGGAAGGGGGCCAAGATCCACCAGCCGCCGCCAGTGATGAGAACAACGTGACAGATGGCCATGCTACCTGCGGTATCACCAAAGCCATGGAGCAGGAGCTGGCCGAGTTTTTCGCTGACAATGAGTTCATCTACGACAAGAGCAAGGTGGACTTCAAAAACTCTAAGAAGAAGGAGCGCAAGTACATGGAGATGGCGGAAAAGCTGGGAGTCACCGGTAAGTAGTAGCTGAAAAATATGCACATTCCGATTTATTGATGATGTTTATTAGTTAAACATGCCAATTTTTTGGATGTTGACTAATTTCTTGCTTctacattttgtatattttcagtggCCGACATCAGACTATGGTATAAAAGCCAGAGGACCATCCTGGGGAAGATGAAGACCGCTGGAAAGAAGAGTGATCAGAAGGCCATCGTCCTTACCCCCAGGCAGAGATGGGTCAATAACAACCTTGGTTTTCTGACGAAGCACATAGTCCATCGGTCACAGGGCTGCCAACTGGGCCACCTCAGTGGCCGAATTACTGAAGCCGCCTCCGACGAAGAGGGTTTAGATGAGGAGGGTCCAGATGCCAGCCAAGCACCCAGCTCCAACCAAATCTCCAGCCAGGGGGCTGCACCTCCCAAGAAGAGACAGAAGAGGGGGTCGCCCACCGATGTGGACAAGGCCCTCCTGGAATTCATCAGAACATCCACCGAGCAGACGGCCATCCGGAGCCAGGTGGATGCGGCACTCACCCAAGGCGCTGACGAGAGACAGGCCTGGCTAGAATGGATGCTGCAGGCCGTCCGCCCACTCCCAAGACCCCTCTGGCGAGAGTTCACCAGGGACACTTTCAACTTGGTGAGCCGCTACTAGGATTGGGCGGACCACCTTTCCACCACCCCAGTATCTCGCCCCAGCACTCCCCAGATGATCCAGCCACTCAGGCCTCAGTCAGCGCCGATCGGCTTCACCCAGGACGCTCAACCTGCTTCCTTCCTTGGGATGCTCGGGCCAAGTAGCACCTGGACCCCTCAGAACCCTCAGGGAGGATTTCAGCAGCCCAATTTACAGGCCCCCTTCCAGCAGCAGGCCCCCTTCCAGCAGTAGCGTGCCCCCTTCCAGCAGCAGCACCCCCACTTCCAGCAAAAACAGCAGGCCCCCtttcagcagcagcagcaaggAGGCAGCAACAGCGCCAACACATCAATCATCACCCAGTTGAACTTgtcagatgaagaagatgaacaGTGAACTTTTGTTagga
The genomic region above belongs to Lytechinus pictus isolate F3 Inbred chromosome 12, Lp3.0, whole genome shotgun sequence and contains:
- the LOC129272871 gene encoding uncharacterized protein LOC129272871, which produces MAKCHSGGAPLINSTEATGKTCVHLAAAAGHHEILLEFAQIPNVDFEALDPDERTPLHWAAVKGHVICVKVLLELGVCPSPVDLDGGTPHQYSIQARKSEATKLLKGTECGFGQETEEPTESEGTKDGVKKKRFAFLTSWLDKRKNAKSQYSSGENKQDGNFQDVFSGLPQEGSARKSESILKSKNEAAKLGSTKGAIGFDVMTSDPKLLEDKNKNADLTRTSDIVGLSLSDDQNSSSDLRRRTNHDTQILNRRKLRRRQLAEGELQHAVSEPHIGSSYPPPKHVDLLDNLSLSSHQSQVTMVTNGSGGRKDGRDEDSPKINIQNLHDGSSLLVKPFFRALPNAEVLQQQAKEILEAQKSPGGGHKQVKSGGSAGGRASTSLDHYGFMGRPNSPKLAPISAKPRRLDSPGELSVPLPAGFIQQRSSSLTWESWENHWKEGKDQIRQRPDVLEPIRHNIVDKSKKKRKKKPSSNHLREVKELDKR